One genomic region from Streptomyces sp. NBC_00582 encodes:
- a CDS encoding response regulator has translation MPRDRRPARSIRVLLAEDQGMMRGALALLLGMEPDIEVVAQVGAGDAIVDAALLHRPDVALLDIELPGMSGLDAAALLREEAPGCRVLILTTFGRPGYLRRALEAGAAGFLVKDGPVEELAEAIRRVLTGETVLDPALAAAALSAGPSPLTARESDVLKASTDGATVADIAARLHLSESTVRNYLSSAIGKTNTRNRMEALREARHQGWL, from the coding sequence ATGCCCCGCGACCGCCGTCCCGCCCGCTCCATCAGGGTCCTGCTGGCGGAGGACCAGGGCATGATGCGCGGGGCGCTGGCCCTGCTGCTGGGAATGGAACCGGACATCGAGGTCGTCGCGCAGGTGGGCGCGGGGGACGCGATCGTGGACGCGGCCCTGTTGCACCGCCCCGACGTCGCCCTCCTCGACATCGAGCTGCCCGGCATGAGCGGCCTGGACGCGGCCGCCCTCCTGCGCGAGGAGGCGCCCGGTTGCCGGGTGCTGATCCTGACGACGTTCGGCCGGCCGGGCTATCTGCGGCGGGCGTTGGAGGCCGGGGCCGCCGGGTTCCTGGTCAAGGACGGTCCGGTGGAGGAGCTGGCGGAGGCGATCCGCCGGGTGCTGACCGGGGAGACGGTCCTCGACCCTGCGCTCGCCGCGGCCGCGCTCAGCGCGGGTCCCAGTCCCCTCACCGCCCGCGAGAGCGACGTACTGAAGGCGTCGACGGACGGGGCGACGGTCGCCGACATCGCGGCGCGGCTGCACCTGTCGGAGTCCACCGTCCGCAACTACCTCTCCTCCGCCATCGGCAAGACCAACACCCGCAACCGCATGGAGGCCCTGCGCGAGGCCCGCCACCAGGGCTGGCTGTGA
- a CDS encoding Zn-dependent alcohol dehydrogenase — MRAAVLHEIGQDKLEVLDDVEAVGFGPGRVRIRVRATGLCHSDLSAMGGVLPQPAPFVPGHEGAGEVLEVGEGVTRVKPGDRVVVCWLPACGACPACRRGQTELCLAGFMNAGTPNFRRPAGDVFGFAGTGTFAEEVVVDAGCAVPIPDDVPFDIAALIGCGVTTGLGAALNTADVEAGSSVAVIGCGGVGISAVQGARLKGAAEIVAVDPVASRRESALRFGATRAVSPEELPGAKQEVTGGEGFDYVFEVVGRSATARTAYENTRRGGTLVVVGAGAMDDHLQLNMFELFFDEKRILPSMYGGGDVLTSYERTIALWRAGRIDLAGLITHRVPLTEINEALDQMRTGTALRTCIEI, encoded by the coding sequence ATGCGCGCAGCCGTACTGCACGAGATCGGCCAGGACAAGCTGGAGGTCCTCGACGACGTCGAGGCGGTCGGGTTCGGCCCCGGCCGGGTGAGGATCCGGGTACGGGCCACCGGGCTGTGCCACTCGGACCTCTCCGCGATGGGCGGGGTGCTGCCGCAGCCCGCGCCGTTCGTGCCCGGACACGAGGGCGCGGGCGAGGTCCTGGAGGTGGGCGAGGGCGTCACCCGGGTGAAGCCCGGTGACCGGGTGGTGGTCTGCTGGCTGCCCGCCTGCGGCGCCTGTCCCGCCTGCCGGCGCGGCCAGACCGAGCTGTGCCTGGCCGGGTTCATGAACGCCGGCACACCCAACTTCCGTCGCCCCGCAGGGGATGTGTTCGGTTTTGCCGGCACCGGCACCTTCGCCGAGGAGGTCGTCGTCGACGCGGGCTGCGCGGTCCCGATCCCCGACGACGTGCCCTTCGACATCGCCGCGCTCATCGGATGCGGGGTGACGACGGGCCTGGGGGCCGCGCTCAACACCGCCGACGTCGAGGCCGGTTCGTCGGTCGCCGTCATCGGCTGCGGCGGGGTCGGCATCTCCGCCGTGCAGGGAGCCCGGCTCAAGGGCGCCGCCGAGATCGTCGCCGTCGACCCGGTCGCCTCCCGCCGCGAGTCCGCCCTCAGGTTCGGCGCCACACGGGCGGTGTCGCCGGAGGAACTGCCCGGTGCCAAGCAGGAGGTCACCGGTGGTGAGGGCTTCGACTACGTCTTCGAGGTCGTCGGCCGCTCCGCCACCGCCCGCACCGCCTACGAGAACACCCGGCGCGGCGGCACCCTCGTCGTCGTCGGCGCGGGCGCCATGGACGACCATCTGCAACTCAACATGTTCGAGCTGTTCTTCGACGAGAAGCGGATCCTGCCCTCGATGTACGGCGGCGGTGACGTCCTGACCTCCTACGAGCGCACCATCGCCCTGTGGCGGGCCGGCCGCATCGACCTCGCCGGGCTCATCACCCACCGCGTGCCGCTCACCGAGATCAACGAGGCCCTGGACCAGATGCGCACCGGGACGGCCCTGCGCACCTGCATAGAGATCTGA
- a CDS encoding MaoC/PaaZ C-terminal domain-containing protein → MPIDAAKALAAEPRSGAISWTRKDVQLYHLGIGAGLPATDPDELRYTLESRLHVLPSFATVAGSGSPGVIGGLSMPGVDVDLARVLHGGQRLEIHRPLPTEGTATATGRIAAVYDKGKAAVLVMRTEVADADGPLWTNDAQIFVRGEGGWGGDRGPSGRLDAPAGEPDRTVERAVREDQALLYRLSGDYNPLHADPEFAKRAGFDRPILHGLCTYGITLKAVVDTLLDGDVSRVRSYTTRFAGVVFPGETLRIRMWRGQGEVRVAVSAIDRDDAPVLADTIVEHA, encoded by the coding sequence ATGCCCATCGACGCAGCCAAGGCGCTCGCCGCCGAACCCCGGTCCGGCGCGATCTCCTGGACCCGCAAGGACGTCCAGCTCTACCACCTCGGGATCGGCGCCGGTCTGCCCGCCACCGACCCCGACGAGCTGCGCTACACCCTGGAGTCACGCCTGCACGTCCTGCCGAGCTTCGCCACCGTCGCGGGATCCGGCTCCCCCGGGGTGATCGGCGGACTGTCCATGCCCGGCGTCGACGTCGACCTCGCCCGCGTCCTGCACGGCGGCCAGCGCCTGGAGATCCACCGGCCCCTGCCGACCGAGGGCACCGCCACCGCCACCGGCCGGATCGCCGCCGTGTACGACAAGGGCAAGGCCGCCGTCCTGGTCATGCGCACCGAGGTCGCCGACGCCGACGGCCCGCTGTGGACCAACGACGCCCAGATCTTCGTACGGGGAGAGGGCGGCTGGGGAGGGGACCGGGGGCCGTCCGGACGCCTCGACGCGCCCGCCGGGGAACCGGACCGTACCGTCGAGCGGGCCGTGCGCGAGGACCAGGCGCTCCTCTACCGGCTCTCCGGCGACTACAACCCGCTGCACGCCGACCCCGAGTTCGCCAAGCGCGCCGGGTTCGACCGGCCCATCCTGCACGGTCTGTGCACCTACGGGATCACCCTGAAGGCGGTCGTCGACACCCTGCTCGACGGGGACGTGAGCCGGGTGCGGTCGTACACCACCCGCTTCGCCGGGGTCGTCTTCCCCGGCGAGACCCTGCGCATCCGCATGTGGCGCGGGCAGGGCGAGGTGCGGGTCGCCGTGAGCGCCATCGACCGGGACGACGCGCCCGTCCTCGCCGACACGATCGTCGAACACGCCTGA
- a CDS encoding sensor histidine kinase, translating into MTGTSKERSGWREAIDCRREAWRAHVRQAREGKETEVPGPPSHPFTLLPWLLLGMGAFSNLFQGESPNPWLGGLGLLTFNSCYIYVAVRAFVKEKRESLSTRLALAVMTVVTVGLALGYGGSWVLFFPLLGLATGASLRGRPLGIAGIVLAVVAGAVAFHHDGWGGLDTAYATWISTIVTAVILSLAEAVRELRAAREELARQAVDKERLRFSRDLHDLLGHTLSVIVVKSEAARRLAPARLDAALTQIADIESVGRQALTEIREAVTGYREGSLAAELDRAHSALTAAGVEPSVHRSGAPVEPQTAALLGWVVREAVTNVVRHSDATRCEIAVSGTAERVTLTVTDNGTGTGCADDAGTGPEGTGLTRTGLRGTGLSGTGLSGTGLTGLRERLAGAGGSLTAGPAPHGGFTVTAELPVEQGLDAPEPVRESGVFSAASTSAPGREVPSLRTGPTLGP; encoded by the coding sequence ATGACGGGGACATCGAAGGAACGGTCCGGGTGGCGGGAGGCGATCGACTGCCGCCGGGAGGCGTGGCGCGCGCATGTACGGCAGGCGAGGGAGGGCAAGGAGACCGAGGTCCCGGGCCCGCCGTCGCACCCCTTCACCCTGCTGCCCTGGCTGCTGCTGGGCATGGGCGCCTTCTCCAACCTCTTCCAGGGCGAGAGCCCCAACCCGTGGCTCGGCGGCCTGGGCCTGCTCACCTTCAACTCCTGCTACATCTACGTCGCCGTCCGCGCCTTCGTGAAGGAGAAGCGGGAGTCGCTCTCCACCCGGCTGGCGCTGGCGGTCATGACGGTGGTGACCGTCGGTCTCGCCCTCGGATACGGCGGCAGCTGGGTGCTGTTCTTCCCGCTGCTCGGCCTCGCGACGGGCGCCTCCCTGCGCGGCCGGCCGCTCGGGATCGCCGGGATCGTCCTGGCCGTCGTCGCGGGAGCGGTGGCCTTCCACCACGACGGCTGGGGCGGTCTGGACACCGCGTACGCCACCTGGATCTCGACGATCGTCACGGCTGTGATCCTGAGCCTGGCCGAGGCCGTGCGGGAGCTGCGGGCGGCCCGTGAGGAGCTGGCCCGCCAGGCGGTCGACAAGGAGCGGCTGCGCTTCTCCCGCGATCTGCACGACCTGCTCGGCCACACCCTGTCGGTGATCGTGGTGAAGTCGGAGGCGGCCCGCAGACTGGCCCCCGCCCGGCTGGACGCGGCCCTGACCCAGATCGCGGACATCGAGTCGGTGGGCCGCCAGGCGCTGACGGAGATACGCGAGGCGGTCACCGGCTACCGCGAGGGCAGCCTCGCCGCGGAACTGGACCGCGCCCACTCGGCGCTGACCGCGGCGGGCGTGGAGCCGTCGGTGCACCGGTCGGGGGCACCGGTGGAACCGCAGACGGCGGCCCTGCTGGGCTGGGTGGTGCGCGAGGCGGTCACCAACGTGGTCCGCCACAGCGACGCCACCCGCTGCGAGATCGCCGTGTCGGGCACGGCGGAGCGGGTCACCCTGACGGTCACGGACAACGGCACGGGAACCGGCTGCGCGGACGACGCGGGCACGGGACCGGAGGGGACGGGCCTGACCCGGACGGGCCTCAGGGGCACGGGCCTGAGCGGGACGGGCCTGAGCGGCACGGGCCTGACCGGTCTGCGTGAGCGTCTCGCGGGGGCGGGCGGCTCCCTGACGGCGGGTCCGGCCCCGCACGGCGGCTTCACGGTCACCGCGGAACTCCCGGTGGAGCAGGGGCTCGACGCGCCGGAGCCGGTACGGGAATCCGGGGTGTTCTCCGCCGCGTCCACCTCCGCACCCGGAAGGGAGGTGCCGTCCCTGCGGACCGGCCCTACGCTGGGCCCGTGA